A window from Chiroxiphia lanceolata isolate bChiLan1 chromosome 3, bChiLan1.pri, whole genome shotgun sequence encodes these proteins:
- the RTN4 gene encoding reticulon-4 isoform X2 — MDELDQSPLVSSSSSGPARPQQPQFNYQFVLDDEKEEEEEEEEEEDEDEDFDEQLEVMERKPVAAPAAAPQERPPQLLDLGGPAEPPRPAAPEPPQPNWSPQGAVSSSSSSATTPSPAQEQPPAPARPLPKPEPAPAAAPRRRGSSSGSAVVDLLYWRDIKKTGVVFGASLFLLLSLTVFSIVSVTAYIALALLSVTISFRIYKGVIQAIQKSDEGHPFRAYLDCDVAVSEELIQKYSNVVLGHVNGTVRELRRLFLVDDLVDSLKFAVLMWVFTYVGALFNGLTLLILALISLFSVPVIYERHQAQIDHYLGLVNKNVKDAMAKIQAKIPGLKRKTE; from the exons ATGGACGAGCTGGACCAGTCGCCCCtggtctcctcctcctcctccgggcCAGCCCGGCCGCAGCAGCCACAGTTTAACTACCAGTTTGTGCTCGACGAcgagaaggaggaggaggaagaagaggaggaagaggaagacgAGGACGAAGACTTCGACGAGCAGCTGGAGGTGATGGAGAGGAAGCCCGTCGCGGCTcccgccgcagccccgcagGAGCGGCCGCCGCAGCTGCTGGACCTCGGCGGTCCCGCCGAgccgccccgccccgcagccccggaGCCGCCGCAGCCCAACTGGAGCCCCCAGGGAGCCGtgtcctcttcttcctcctccgCCACCACGCCGTCCCCCGCGCAGGagcagcccccggcccccgcccggcccctgCCCAAGCCCGagcccgcgcccgccgccgccccccgccgaAGAGGGTCCTCGTCCGGCTCGGCTG TTGTTGACCTGCTTTACTGGCGAGACATCAAGAAGACGGGAGTGGTGTTCGGTGCcagcctgttcctgctgctctcatTAACAGTGTTCAGCATCGTCAGCGTCACAGCCTACATCgccctggccctgctctccGTCACCATCAGCTTTAGGATATACAAGGGAGTCATCCAGGCCATCCAGAAGTCTGATGAAGGCCACCCCTTCAG ggccTACCTGGACTGTGACGTGGCCGTGTCCGAGGAGCTCATCCAGAAGTACAGTAACGTCGTGCTGGGCCACGTCAACGGCACCGTGCGCGAGCTCCGGCGCCTCTTCCTCGTCGACGACCTGGTGGATTCCCTGAAG TTCGCGGTGTTGATGTGGGTGTTCACTTATGTCGGTGCCTTGTTCAATGGTCTGACATTGCTGATCCTGG CTTTGATTTCGCTCTTCAGTGTTCCTGTTATTTATGAGAGACATCAG GCCCAAATCGACCATTACTTGGGACTCGTGAACAAGAATGTCAAAGATGCCATGGCAAA GATCCAAGCAAAGATCCCTGGGTTGAAGCgcaaaactgaataa
- the RTN4 gene encoding reticulon-4 isoform X1: protein MDELDQSPLVSSSSSGPARPQQPQFNYQFVLDDEKEEEEEEEEEEDEDEDFDEQLEVMERKPVAAPAAAPQERPPQLLDLGGPAEPPRPAAPEPPQPNWSPQGAVSSSSSSATTPSPAQEQPPAPARPLPKPEPAPAAAPRRRGSSSGSADETLFALPATPAPLMPSSADKGLDLQEQPGSTKALGQEDFTAVPLGPAPSLPSFSPLSAEPFKEHTAFGTLSDGLPARGIYQESASEVYEETMKNARNPFLAEGNDKDISEMKHSEPPFAKAEAAIFSPAKEETQLEGPKELSNLEKMPAQPLKMSPETPQDLFERKEEDLFYSRDTSGGGDHREKGGLKEDPLKREEYADFKPFEPIWEVKGASPGLSSMREDVGSKIDAKPQSSLDERYGMGKLSVQKDYERESEGSAEEPSFPSTPEAVKEPSQTYITCTKFDSSPSPDGNKGKSLSPLEEVTSENRTDDEKKIAELKAQTSPEPGNFSAGAVGRREGQGADSAKAESGAAVPPDAAANMPEGLTPDLVQEAYESELHDAAGTKLAYEPKIDLVQTSESAQETLKPVAQICPSFEGVEAAPSPILPDIVMEAPLGTGAAGAEASAVQLEASPLDTFSPAAKYENVKAEAEKPPVYQEAVNVPLTQPQEAKEALAFKQPAPESSSTPEDLETPYISIACDLIKGTKVPGETAAPSFPEYSKAPIAECVPQDVPEHEELEGKLSPQFGKSELFSSQAIADFAEEASEDPSLLQTSRSTESIASEEEHEEALGGSAAAAGEPYLESFQPQLDSSKTVAALPSEPIPAKTAKAEKIALQMEELDALAYSADVSVAMEPKTGDDKALSPMDSSPVSVEDDFVMLAHPKTSPEFMTEATDREGMHRDEGVGKATQGEKRQLPCPELPCDLSVKNVEVKAKEDTNALKKSLEAVDREVPEVPTMSLPATDTSPLPADREIVSVGKPGAVEKEAEKEPASVKEKKKPTAVFSAKLTKSSVVDLLYWRDIKKTGVVFGASLFLLLSLTVFSIVSVTAYIALALLSVTISFRIYKGVIQAIQKSDEGHPFRAYLDCDVAVSEELIQKYSNVVLGHVNGTVRELRRLFLVDDLVDSLKFAVLMWVFTYVGALFNGLTLLILALISLFSVPVIYERHQAQIDHYLGLVNKNVKDAMAKIQAKIPGLKRKTE from the exons ATGGACGAGCTGGACCAGTCGCCCCtggtctcctcctcctcctccgggcCAGCCCGGCCGCAGCAGCCACAGTTTAACTACCAGTTTGTGCTCGACGAcgagaaggaggaggaggaagaagaggaggaagaggaagacgAGGACGAAGACTTCGACGAGCAGCTGGAGGTGATGGAGAGGAAGCCCGTCGCGGCTcccgccgcagccccgcagGAGCGGCCGCCGCAGCTGCTGGACCTCGGCGGTCCCGCCGAgccgccccgccccgcagccccggaGCCGCCGCAGCCCAACTGGAGCCCCCAGGGAGCCGtgtcctcttcttcctcctccgCCACCACGCCGTCCCCCGCGCAGGagcagcccccggcccccgcccggcccctgCCCAAGCCCGagcccgcgcccgccgccgccccccgccgaAGAGGGTCCTCGTCCGGCTCGGCTG atgagaCCCTTTTTGCTCTTCCTGCTACACCTGCGCCTCTGATGCCCTCCTCTGCAG ACAAAGGTCTGGActtgcaggagcagccaggtAGCACTAAGGCGCTTGGGCAAGAGGATTTCACTGCAGTCCCGCTTggtcctgctccttctctcccctccttctctcctctctcagcTGAGCCCTTTAAAGAGCACACAGCCTTTGGTACACTCTCAGATGGATTACCTGCAAGAGGCATTTACCAGGAAAGTGCAAGTGAGGTTTATgaggaaacaatgaaaaatgccAGAAATCCCTTCCTTGCAGAGGGAAATGACAAAGACATTTCAGAGATGAAACACTCAGAACCCCCATTTGCTAAAGCAGAAGCAGCCATTTTCTCTCCTGCTAAAGAAGAAACACAGCTAGAGGGCCCTAAAGAATTATCTAACCTGGAGAAAATGCCTGCACAGCCTCTGAAAATGTCTCCAGAAACTCCCCAAGACTTGTTtgagagaaaggaggaagatctGTTCTATAGCAGAGACACGTCCGGGGGTGGTGATCACCGTGAGAAAGGGGGGCTGAAGGAGGACCCTCTTAAGAGGGAAGAATATGCAGATTTCAAACCATTTGAGCCAATATGGGAAGTAAAAGGTGCTAGTCCTGGACTGAGCAGCATGAGGGAGGATGTTGGAAGCAAGATAGATGCCAAACCGCAGAGCAGTTTGGATGAGAGATATGGCATGGGGAAGCTGAGTGTGCAGAAGGATTACGAAAGAGAGAGCGAGGGCAGTGCTGAAGAGCCCTCTTTCCCAAGTACCCCAGAAGCTGTAAAAGAACCTTCGCAGACTTACATCACTTGTACTAAATTTGACTCCTCTCCGAGTCCTGATGGTAACAAAGGCAAGTCTCTGTCTCCACTGGAGGAAGTCACTTCAGAAAATAGAACCGACGACGAGAAAAAAATTGCCGAGCTGAAGGCTCAGACGAGCCCAGAACCAGGTAATTTTAGCGCTGGAGCAGTtggcaggagggaagggcagggggcTGACTCTGCCAAGGCAGAGAGCGGGGCAGCAGTGCCCCCTGACGCTGCAGCCAACATGCCCGAGGGGCTCACCCCCGACCTGGTGCAGGAGGCCTACGAGAGCGAGCTGCACGATGCAGCAGGGACAAAGCTGGCTTACGAGCCCAAGATTGACTTGGTTCAGACCTCCGAGTCGGCACAGGAGACCCTGAAACCCGTGGCACAGATCTGCCCCTCCTTCGAAGGGGTGGaagctgctccctctcccaTATTGCCAGACATCGTCATGGAGGCCCCgctgggcactggggctgcCGGGGCAGAAGCGtctgctgtgcagctggaaGCTTCCCCCTTAGACACCTTCAGTCCCGCTGCCAAGTACGAGAATGTCAAAGCAGAGGCTGAGAAACCTCCCGTGTACCAAGAGGCAGTGAATGTACCTCTGACACAGCCCCAGGAAGCTAAAGAGGCATTAGCATTTAAACAGCCTGCTCCCGAGAGCAGCTCCACTCCGGAAGATCTGGAGACTCCTTATATATCCATTGCGTGTGACTTGATTAAGGGAACAAAGGTCCCTGGTGAAACTGCTGCTCCATCCTTTCCAGAGTACTCGAAGGCACCGATAGCAGAATGCGTTCCTCAGGATGTGCCTGAACACGAGGAACTGGAGGGAAAACTGTCCCCCCAGTTTGGCAAATCCGAGCTGTTCAGTAGCCAGGCGATAGCTGACTTTGCTGAGGAAGCCAGTGAGGATCCATCTCTCCTGCAAACAAGCAGATCCACGGAGAGCATTGCAAGTGAGGAGGAACACGAGGAAGCACTGGGGGGTTCAGCAGCTGCTGCGGGTGAGCCTTACCTGGAGTCGTTCCAACCCCAGCTGGACTCTTCCAAAACTGTTGCTGCTCTACCATCTGAGCCAATACCTGCAAAAACAGCCAAGGCAGAGAAGATTGCTCTTCAGATGGAAGAGCTGGATGCTTTGGCTTATTCAGCTGATGTGTCTGTTGCTATGGAACCAAAAACAGGAGATGACAAAGCTCTCTCGCCCATGGACTCTTCCCCAGTCTCGGTGGAAGATGACTTTGTGATGTTGGCTCATCCTAAAACCTCTCCTGAATTCATGACAGAAGCCACTGACAGAGAAGGAATGCACAGAGATGAAGGGGTCGGTAAGGCGACCCAAGGTGAGAAGAGGCAGTTGCcttgcccagagctgccctgtgaCCTGTCTGTGAAGAATGTAGAAGTAAAAGCCAAGGAAGATACCAATGCCTTGAAAAAGTCCTTGGAGGCTGTGGACAGAGAAGTGCCTGAAGTACCGACGATGTCCTTACCGGCCACAGATACCTCACCTTTACCTGCTGACAGAGAGATAGTCAGTGTAGGAAAACCAGGAGCTGTTGAGAAGGAAGCTGAGAAAGAACCTGCTtctgttaaagaaaagaaaaaacctactGCTGTATTTTCAGCCAAGCTGACTAAATCTTCAG TTGTTGACCTGCTTTACTGGCGAGACATCAAGAAGACGGGAGTGGTGTTCGGTGCcagcctgttcctgctgctctcatTAACAGTGTTCAGCATCGTCAGCGTCACAGCCTACATCgccctggccctgctctccGTCACCATCAGCTTTAGGATATACAAGGGAGTCATCCAGGCCATCCAGAAGTCTGATGAAGGCCACCCCTTCAG ggccTACCTGGACTGTGACGTGGCCGTGTCCGAGGAGCTCATCCAGAAGTACAGTAACGTCGTGCTGGGCCACGTCAACGGCACCGTGCGCGAGCTCCGGCGCCTCTTCCTCGTCGACGACCTGGTGGATTCCCTGAAG TTCGCGGTGTTGATGTGGGTGTTCACTTATGTCGGTGCCTTGTTCAATGGTCTGACATTGCTGATCCTGG CTTTGATTTCGCTCTTCAGTGTTCCTGTTATTTATGAGAGACATCAG GCCCAAATCGACCATTACTTGGGACTCGTGAACAAGAATGTCAAAGATGCCATGGCAAA GATCCAAGCAAAGATCCCTGGGTTGAAGCgcaaaactgaataa
- the RTN4 gene encoding reticulon-4 isoform X3 translates to MDSQPSSWKDKVVDLLYWRDIKKTGVVFGASLFLLLSLTVFSIVSVTAYIALALLSVTISFRIYKGVIQAIQKSDEGHPFRAYLDCDVAVSEELIQKYSNVVLGHVNGTVRELRRLFLVDDLVDSLKFAVLMWVFTYVGALFNGLTLLILALISLFSVPVIYERHQAQIDHYLGLVNKNVKDAMAKIQAKIPGLKRKTE, encoded by the exons ATGGACAGTCAGCCGAGCAGCTGGAAGGATAagg TTGTTGACCTGCTTTACTGGCGAGACATCAAGAAGACGGGAGTGGTGTTCGGTGCcagcctgttcctgctgctctcatTAACAGTGTTCAGCATCGTCAGCGTCACAGCCTACATCgccctggccctgctctccGTCACCATCAGCTTTAGGATATACAAGGGAGTCATCCAGGCCATCCAGAAGTCTGATGAAGGCCACCCCTTCAG ggccTACCTGGACTGTGACGTGGCCGTGTCCGAGGAGCTCATCCAGAAGTACAGTAACGTCGTGCTGGGCCACGTCAACGGCACCGTGCGCGAGCTCCGGCGCCTCTTCCTCGTCGACGACCTGGTGGATTCCCTGAAG TTCGCGGTGTTGATGTGGGTGTTCACTTATGTCGGTGCCTTGTTCAATGGTCTGACATTGCTGATCCTGG CTTTGATTTCGCTCTTCAGTGTTCCTGTTATTTATGAGAGACATCAG GCCCAAATCGACCATTACTTGGGACTCGTGAACAAGAATGTCAAAGATGCCATGGCAAA GATCCAAGCAAAGATCCCTGGGTTGAAGCgcaaaactgaataa
- the RTN4 gene encoding reticulon-4 isoform X4, whose amino-acid sequence MEAKMVVDLLYWRDIKKTGVVFGASLFLLLSLTVFSIVSVTAYIALALLSVTISFRIYKGVIQAIQKSDEGHPFRAYLDCDVAVSEELIQKYSNVVLGHVNGTVRELRRLFLVDDLVDSLKFAVLMWVFTYVGALFNGLTLLILALISLFSVPVIYERHQAQIDHYLGLVNKNVKDAMAKIQAKIPGLKRKTE is encoded by the exons ATGGAGGCCAAAATGG TTGTTGACCTGCTTTACTGGCGAGACATCAAGAAGACGGGAGTGGTGTTCGGTGCcagcctgttcctgctgctctcatTAACAGTGTTCAGCATCGTCAGCGTCACAGCCTACATCgccctggccctgctctccGTCACCATCAGCTTTAGGATATACAAGGGAGTCATCCAGGCCATCCAGAAGTCTGATGAAGGCCACCCCTTCAG ggccTACCTGGACTGTGACGTGGCCGTGTCCGAGGAGCTCATCCAGAAGTACAGTAACGTCGTGCTGGGCCACGTCAACGGCACCGTGCGCGAGCTCCGGCGCCTCTTCCTCGTCGACGACCTGGTGGATTCCCTGAAG TTCGCGGTGTTGATGTGGGTGTTCACTTATGTCGGTGCCTTGTTCAATGGTCTGACATTGCTGATCCTGG CTTTGATTTCGCTCTTCAGTGTTCCTGTTATTTATGAGAGACATCAG GCCCAAATCGACCATTACTTGGGACTCGTGAACAAGAATGTCAAAGATGCCATGGCAAA GATCCAAGCAAAGATCCCTGGGTTGAAGCgcaaaactgaataa